From Mycobacterium cookii:
TGGCAACATCTAGCCATGACTAAAAGCTTCGTCGGTCGCGGCATCGCCAGCGCGCCGCTCCTGGTTGTGACTCTGCTCAGCTTTCCGGTCGGTATGGCCACTGCCGTCGCCGATGGATGCCCGGACGCCGAGGTGGTGTTCGCCCGCGGCACCGGTGAGCCGGTCGGCCCCGGCGGACCCGGCCAGGCATTCTTCGACGCGCTGACCGCGCAATTGCCCGGCAAGGCGATCAACCTCTACCCGGTCAACTACCCGTCGACCACCGACTACGCCAACAGCGCCAAGGCCGGCGCCGCCGACGAGGTCGCTCACGTGCAGAGCACCGTTGCCAGCTGCCCGAACACCAAAGTGGTGATCGGCGGGTATTCGCAGGGCGCCGGCGTGGCCGACCTGACCAGCCACGAGCTGTCCCCGCAGGTCGCCAATCACGTTGCCGCCGTTGCCCTGTTCGGAAACCCGCAGAGCAGCTACGCAAAGCAGTTAGGGGACAACCAGATTCCGCCGATCAATCCGAGTTACAGTTCGAAGACCATCGACATCTGCCTACCGAATGACAACATCTGCGCCGAGGGCGGCAGCATCATCGCGCATCTGGGCTATGTCCCCGATTCGACCAACCAGGCCGCAACCTTCGTCGCGCAGAAGCTCTAGCTCTCCTTCTTGCGATCGGTATCTTTGCTCGGCTGAACACGTTTCGGCTCGCCGGGCATCTTGGGATAGTTGGGCGGATACGGCAGATCGCCCAGCCCGCGGTCTTCGTCGGCGGCTGCCATCTCCAGCAGCGGTTGGATCGACTGGTGGACTGAGTCGATGTCGGCCCACGGGTCGTCGCCGCTGGCAACCAGATCGGGGACCGTCGCGATCGTGTAGTCGTCCGGATTGGCGGTGGCCAGCTCGTCCCAGGTCAGCGGTGTCGAGACAGTCGCGATAGGGGTGCGCCGCGCCGAGTAGGCCGAGGCGAACGTCCGGTCGCGGGCGTTCTGGTTGAAATCGATGAAGATCCGCTCTCCTCGCTCTTCTTTCCACCACGACGTCGTCACCGCATCCGGTGCGCGGCGCTCGACCTCGCGGGCCAGCGCGATACCCGCCCGGCGCACCGCGATGAAGTCCCAGTCGGTCTTGATACGCAGGAACACGTGAATGCCGCGACCGCCGGAGGTCTTCGGATAGCCCACCAACCCGAGTTCGTCGAGTAACGGCCGCAATACGTCGACGGCGACCGACGCCGCTTCGGCGAAGCCGGTACCCGGCTGCGGATCCAGGTCGACGCGCAACTCGTCGGGGTGTTCTGTGTCCGGGCAGCGGACCTGCCACGGGTGCAGCGTGATGGTGCCCATCTGTGCGGCCCACACGATCGCGGACGGGTGAGTCACCCGCAGCGCGTCCGCGGTCCGTCCGGACGGAAACGTGATCCGGCAGGTCTCCAGGTAGTCGGGATGGTGCTTCGGGACGCGTTTCTGGTAGATCTCTTCGCCGTCGACGCCGTCGGGAAAGCGCTGCAGATGGCACGGACGGTCCCGCAGCGAGGCCAGCATCGGACCACTCGCGACGGTGCGGTAGTAGTCGACGAGGTGACGCTTGGTTCCGCCCTTGGTGCCCAGCTTGGGGAAGTACACCTTGTCGGGATTGGTCAGCCGGACGGCAATCCCGTCGACGTCGATTTCCTCCGCTGGCGTGGCCATGTATCGATTCCAGCACAATGAGTCCATGGACTTGCCTGTCATGCCGCCGATTTCGCCGATGTTGGCCAAGTCGGTGAAAGCGATCCCGCCGGACGCGTCGTATGAACCCAAATGGGACGGCTTCCGGTCGATTCTTTTTCGCGACGGCGATCAGGTGGAGGTCGGTAGCCGCAACGAGAAGCCGATGACCCGCTACTTCCCCGAGTTGGTCGCGGCCGCGCAGGCCGAGCTGCCGAAGCGCTGCGTGATCGACGGCGAGATCGTCATCGCCACCGACCATGGATTGGACTTCGAGGCGTTGCAGCAGCGCATCCATCCGGCCGATTCGCGGGTGCGGATGCTCGCCGAGAAGACGCCGGCGTCGTTCATCGCGTTCGACGTGCTGGCGCTCGGCGACGACGACTTCACCGGCCGGCCGTTCTCCGAGCGTCGCGCGGCATTGGTCGACGCACTCGGCGGCTGCGGCCCGTCGTTTCACGTCACGCCGGCGACGACCGATCCGGAGACCGCGCGGCGCTGGTTCGACGAGTTCGAGGGCGCCGGGCTCGACGGCGTCATCGCCAAGCCGCTGACAATCACCTACCAGCCGGACAAACGCATCATGTTCAAGATCAAGCACGAGCGCACCGCGGACTGCGTGGTCGCCGGATACCGCGTACACAAATCCGGCGCCGACGCGATCGGCTCGCTGCTGCTCGGGTTGTACAAGGATGACGGCACCCTGGCCTCGGTCGGCGTGATCGGCGCGTTCCCGATGGCCGAACGCCGGCGACTCTTCACCGAATTACAGCCATTGGTCACCGATTTCGATGACCACCCGTGGAACTGGGCGGCGCATGAGGCCGGTGAGCGGACGCCGCGGAAGAACGAGTTCTCCCGCTGGAACGCCGGCAAAGACCTGTCGTTCGTGCCGCTGCGGCCGCAGCGCGTGGTCGAGGTGCGCTACGACCACATGGAGGGTGAGCGGTTCCGGCACACCGCGCAGTTCAACCGTTGGCGGCCCGACCGGGAGCCAGCATCGTGCACGTATGAGCAACTGGAAAGCCCGCTGACATTCAGCCTCGGCGATATCGTCCCGGGGCTCGGTGATTTTAGGAAGACTGGCGTAAATGAGTGACGATTTCAACGAACGCAATATCGCCGAGTTCCGGGCGAATCACGGACGCGTCGGTGGCCAGTTCGAGGGTGCCCCGCTGGTCGTCCTGCACACCGTCGGCGCGAAAAGCGGTGAGCCGCGGACCAACATCATGATGTATCAGGCCGACGGCGAGCGGTACTTGATCTTCGCCTCCTACGCCGGTGCCGACAAGAACCCCGCCTGGTACTGGAATCTCAAAGCCAACCCGGACGCCCGCATCGAGGTCGGCGACGAGATCGTGGACGTGCACGCCACCGAGTTGGAAGGCGCAGAACGCGACCAGAAGTACGCGCTGCAGGCCGAGCGCTACCCCGGTTTCGCCGACTACGAAAGCAAAACGTCGCGGACCATCCCGGTTGTCGCGCTCACCCCGACAGGTCCGGCGCAACACCGCAAGTGAGCATCACAACGCGACCTCGAGTGTGGCCAGCCCGCGCAGCGTGACGTTCGGCTTGTAGACCGGCTCACTGTCGAGCCGCGCGTCCGGGAAACGGGCGGTCACCGCCGACAGCGCGATCGCGGCCTCCAACCGGGCCAGTGGCGCGCCCAGACAATAGTGCGGACCCTTTCCGAAGGCCAAGTGCCGGAACGTTTCTCGGTCGGGATCGAAAACGTCCGGTCGGTCGAATTCGCTCGCATCGCGTTGAGCCCCCGCCAGCAGCAACATCATGGTGTCGCCCTTGACGACCTCGGTGTCACCGACTGTCATGTCGTCGGCGGCGATGCGCACCACCAACTGCACCGGCGGGTCGAAGCGCAGCGTCTCCTCGACGACCGCCGACGCCCGATTCGACTCAGCACCCAGCGCACCCCACTGGC
This genomic window contains:
- the ligD gene encoding non-homologous end-joining DNA ligase, encoding MATPAEEIDVDGIAVRLTNPDKVYFPKLGTKGGTKRHLVDYYRTVASGPMLASLRDRPCHLQRFPDGVDGEEIYQKRVPKHHPDYLETCRITFPSGRTADALRVTHPSAIVWAAQMGTITLHPWQVRCPDTEHPDELRVDLDPQPGTGFAEAASVAVDVLRPLLDELGLVGYPKTSGGRGIHVFLRIKTDWDFIAVRRAGIALAREVERRAPDAVTTSWWKEERGERIFIDFNQNARDRTFASAYSARRTPIATVSTPLTWDELATANPDDYTIATVPDLVASGDDPWADIDSVHQSIQPLLEMAAADEDRGLGDLPYPPNYPKMPGEPKRVQPSKDTDRKKES
- a CDS encoding cutinase family protein, with product MTKSFVGRGIASAPLLVVTLLSFPVGMATAVADGCPDAEVVFARGTGEPVGPGGPGQAFFDALTAQLPGKAINLYPVNYPSTTDYANSAKAGAADEVAHVQSTVASCPNTKVVIGGYSQGAGVADLTSHELSPQVANHVAAVALFGNPQSSYAKQLGDNQIPPINPSYSSKTIDICLPNDNICAEGGSIIAHLGYVPDSTNQAATFVAQKL
- a CDS encoding nitroreductase family deazaflavin-dependent oxidoreductase; the encoded protein is MSDDFNERNIAEFRANHGRVGGQFEGAPLVVLHTVGAKSGEPRTNIMMYQADGERYLIFASYAGADKNPAWYWNLKANPDARIEVGDEIVDVHATELEGAERDQKYALQAERYPGFADYESKTSRTIPVVALTPTGPAQHRK
- a CDS encoding ATP-dependent DNA ligase is translated as MDLPVMPPISPMLAKSVKAIPPDASYEPKWDGFRSILFRDGDQVEVGSRNEKPMTRYFPELVAAAQAELPKRCVIDGEIVIATDHGLDFEALQQRIHPADSRVRMLAEKTPASFIAFDVLALGDDDFTGRPFSERRAALVDALGGCGPSFHVTPATTDPETARRWFDEFEGAGLDGVIAKPLTITYQPDKRIMFKIKHERTADCVVAGYRVHKSGADAIGSLLLGLYKDDGTLASVGVIGAFPMAERRRLFTELQPLVTDFDDHPWNWAAHEAGERTPRKNEFSRWNAGKDLSFVPLRPQRVVEVRYDHMEGERFRHTAQFNRWRPDREPASCTYEQLESPLTFSLGDIVPGLGDFRKTGVNE